A window from Salarias fasciatus chromosome 11, fSalaFa1.1, whole genome shotgun sequence encodes these proteins:
- the LOC115396519 gene encoding histone-lysine N-methyltransferase ASH1L-like isoform X2, with product MDQRVKGGSPPTPASTLDTTSAPEDSEQDQVTEKKRRSEGENGDVGKKEEEKRGAGRKREGDKGAVLELLIEGRCGSVGQQQLQISGRETSCSEGNVRVRIGLQTKRTKKPPKILESYVCKPTIRTYQRQGRGALLRGDGEVGAGQQSKTSSIPDEANREQRSGLDAGQNTSKQTASAASPPLTSPLSSSSSSSQPLSSSSTVPTASTPVTVPAITSPGTKSAKQVPIKLADKAEVNSNGSSERVKKDKPSCVSSQSVPTGPKPCSPTTDRVAAAAPSVPCAQAASETRNEGNTSKKHNGLVQTTKQKGLSNGKSCAGILGTSATSTKNKVGKNSSSCTVSCTDSSKRPPISSVSQKDFSLSSKSRPDSPSYPTVTSKPQSSPATDVSSNQSQGQDPSLQPSLEKKREKEKKAKKEKRKEKKSKRERLEAERTKTGSRKEEVKKKKKERDGKERHSKEKDEKRRVDDLWRDELKIDKGKAEKKRDKLSPDKQRTEDNTGKGTETVDNGKLEKMCKHPGRADEKEKTDDSCKPVKQAEPATPTGDASKSKEQDVSRYSTVPPSHPPSSAPPSLPMPSAHAPISPPSSPQEQDSRPLKKRKARRPSWTKLAHRTQRTDNHEAPSDSLHNPAPSFPQNLKTPLPAKATAQLCDESHSAPSSSATGSSSSLSSPTKPPTPKQTTSDASPPASRCPVSAVRKRGRPKSHSSSLDDPPPRLSPNDISTEVPLLGSDGVQKAPALEPSPVPPCAAQTNPSPKKRGRPPKRTFPTDQCKDLTNHAGHMESNKNFHPPEKGNRQLKIRRLINEMKKRKKRRLHKVFLSGYVGKAGRGGEAADGETSLRMCKSIEATTVHTLTALSSSFGSKLGPQINVSKRGTIYMGKRRGRKPKSQTANPTSNCQSSTPLSLFTNPSETSLFSSSQPQPPPSHPFPSPSLTHSSGAQSPYSDGSLAEPTSSLLFSQPFSLPSPSSSCTSPRPPSSSSLSPFVKKSCPCQGRHHFPFHQSSCKLSCPIPPLHHAPGSPGHLKEATPSPRSESHSEETLPSDSGIGTDNNSVSERGEMRGARGMLRLGHGSGLILGGQRHTSAFADRPSPVSSPLSRLPKHISPVTNLNTMERHRDRHRHRRRDYDCSSSCACLCPCPCPGHNKCSHSDYYSCLGHNALKRQKNKHKKKHQQLHMQDPEFLADLEDLIGQFSEVHIGRRSWVRTGLGQGFDGSTNPGKRHHSSSHSLRSNIFRINLNGFYSPHPPSFSANPSYSTQSFYPCHCSKKPDRRQCGCPSKFQETIESMGFYSSYPPATTLYHHLPSSYPLPSPHQYAPHQPHHAHFLLNPARFHRRRGRLLREGAFGGEAEGDIGGSGGGGPHISSGFTSGLSCGCGRSEHKHKHKHRHRHCERDLEDEDDLHEDEEEDGIEREGMTSSKPRSTFILGQGEGGRKGTRGTRTMLSKESPWLCESGNNSFAAVAAAASSSSSAGAATAERFKQTSLTSLGLGSSHLSSFGGSWGGLGQSWTKFGGLGGMGFGNSNPSWRGFTGEQQTGRPTASDGEDEDSEDAQDSPPYRRSPSPTHTNLFTSAALATAGRGLRSGLASRMAGSGDRSWRRDEPPRTERREAAAAGLQGDSRSRGQQKGMPTPDSLLVKNKRGPGRPRKHPLPSAVPSSAPPSAAPSVSSPDLLPGHGHNRDGREVGGRKEERLPERQREGGDTVQQQVTELELQAKRKRGRKRKHGDSPCHSVTEDIPECDILPESFSQSEVDQAPSQPETIQREERADDPPMKKFLKAGLYSDDYKTTDPPSQAQKNCREGMEYSPGEHDYTLLPAPMHVGKYLRLKRIHFQLPYDVMWLWQHNQLLRQPAVPLKRKRRYCRLKERMSSFHQAMEESSSDITSLFPHLDMEPLTSGERSFVMKHHVFLVRNWELVRDRQIQMRIERERDRGAEEEDEGDSQHLTCDRANGDDCHIKSDHPVGVEVTVISSDPHHQSQDTSSSLTASPHPTKTQNGQEEEGEKRGEGEACSREQRRKRLNDLLMTLQHS from the exons ATggaccagagagtgaagggggGATCCCCTCCAACCCCCGCCTCCACTCTAGACACCACCTCTGCACCTGAGGActctgagcaggaccaggtgacggagaagaagaggagaagcgAGGGGGAGAACGGTGATGTggggaaaaaggaggaggagaaaagaggagccggaagaaagagagagggagacaagGGGGCagtgctggagctgctcatcGAGGGACGCTGTGGAAGTgtggggcagcagcagctccagatctCTGGCAGAGAGACGAGCTGCTCTGAGGGGAATGTTCGGGTCCGGATCGGACTCCAGACCAAGCGTACCAAGAAGCCCCCTAAAATCTTGGAGAGCTACGTTTGCAAGCCCACCATTAGGACCTATCAGAGACAAGGCAGGGGGGCACTGCTCAGGGGGGATGGCGAGGTCGGAGCAGGCCAGCAGAGTAAAACCAGCTCTATCCCGGATGAGGCCAACAGAGAACAACGCTCAGGATTGGATGCTGGCCAGAACACATCCAAACAGACTGCATCTGCTGCCTCGCCACCACTTACATCACCATTGTCgtcgtcatcttcatcatcgcAGCCGCTGTCATCGTCGTCCACAGTTCCTACAGCTTCCACGCCGGTCACAGTACCTGCCATCACCAGCCCCGGGACCAAGTCTGCCAAACAG GTTCCTATCAAGCTGGCTGATAAGGCAGAGGTGAATTCAAATGGCTCATCGGAGAGAGTGAAAAAGGACAAGCCTTCGTGTGTCAGCAGCCAGTCTGTCCCTACGGGACCTAAACCCTGCTCACCCACAACAGACCGGGTCGCTGCAGCCGCTCCTTCCGTCCCCTGCGCCCAGGCAGCCTCGGAAACCAGGAATGAAGGAAACACCTCCAAAAAACATAACGGTTTGGTTCAGACAACGAAACAGAAGGGACTGTCGAATGGGAAAAGCTGTGCCGGCATCCTTGGCACGTCTGCGACCTcgacaaaaaacaaagttggAAAAAACAGCAGTTCCTGCACTGTTTCTTGTACGGACTCCTCAAAAAGACCTCCCATCTCCTCAGTCTCCCAGAAAGACTTCAGCCTTTCCAGTAAGAGTAGGCCAGACTCTCCTTCCTATCCCACAGTCACCTCCAAACCACAATCCTCCCCCGCTACAGATGTCTCCTCCAACCAGTCCCAAGGTCAGGATCCCTCTCTGCAGCCTTCActagaaaaaaagagagagaaagagaagaaagcaaagaaagagaaacGAAAAGAGAAGAAGTCAAAGCGAGAGAGACTGGAAGCTGAAAGAACAAAGACTGGAAGCAGAAAAGAGGaagtcaagaaaaagaaaaaagagagggatGGAAAAGAAAGGCACAGTAAAGAAAAAGACGAAAAGCGTAGAGTTGATGATCTGTGGAGAGATGAGTTAAAGATTGACAAAGGAAAGGCGGAGAAAAAGAGGGACAAGCTCAGTCCAGACAAGCAAAGAACAGAGGATAATACTGGAAAAGGCACTGAAACGGTTGATAATGGCAAACTagaaaaaatgtgcaaacatCCAGGCAGAGCAGAcgagaaagaaaagacagatgaCAGTTGCAAGCCAGTCAAACAAGCCGAGCCAGCAACCCCAACAGGTGATGCCAGTAAATCAAAAGAACAGGATGTCTCAAGATATTCAACTGTGCCTCCAAGCCACCCCCCCTCTTCTGCTCCTCCCTCTTTACCCATGCCTTCTGCCCATGCACCCATTTctcccccttcctcccctcAAGAACAAGACAGCCGGCCGCTAAAGAAACGCAAAGCCAGGAGACCCAGCTGGACCAAACTGGCACACCGGACTCAGAGGACGGATAATCACGAAGCGCCATCAGACTCCCTACATAATCCCGCTCCGAGTTTCCCCCAGAACTTGAAGACACCCCTTCCTGCCAAAGCCACGGCTCAGCTTTGTGACGAATCACACTCGGCACCTTCAAGCTCCGCAACcggcagctcctcctctctgtcttcacCAACCAAGCCTCCGACACCGAAGCAGACTACATCGGACGCGAGCCCCCCTGCTTCCAGATGCCCCGTAAGTGCTGTGCGGAAAAGGGGCCGTCCCAAATCACACAGTTCCAGTCTGGATGATCCACCCCCTCGACTTTCCCCGAACGATATATCGACTGAGGTGCCTCTTCTGGGGAGTGACGGAGTTCAAAAAGCCCCTGCGCTGGAGCCAAGTCCAGTCCCGCCGTGTGCCGCTCAAACTAATCCCAGCCCCAAGAAACGTGGCCGTCCTCCTAAAAGGACCTTCCCCACGGACCAATGCAAGGATTTAACGAATCATGCTGGTCATATGGAGAGCAACAAAAATTTTCATCCCCCTGAAAAAGGGAACAGGCAGCTAAAGATTAGGAGGCtgataaatgaaatgaagaaaagaaagaagagaagactTCACAAAGTATTCTTGTCTGGATATGTTGGGAAAGCGGGACGGGGAGGTGAGGCAGCAGATGGCGAGACCTCGCTGAGAATGTGTAAATCAATAGAAGCTACAACAGTGCACACGCTCACAGCGCTGTCCTCCTCTTTTGGGAGTAAGCTGGGCCCTCAGATCAATGTGAGCAAAAGAGGAACCATCTACATGGGCAAGAGGCGAGGACGCAAGCCAAAATCTCAAACCGCTAATCCGACGTCCAACTGCCAGAGCTCCACTCCGCTGTCGCTGTTTACCAATCCCTCTGAAacttctctcttctcctccagccagcctcagcctcctccctctcacccTTTTCCCTCCCCATCTCTCACCCACTCCAGTGGAGCCCAGAGTCCGTACAGCGACGGGAGCCTCGCAGAACCGACGTCCTCGTTACTTTTCTCTCAGCCCTTCTCCCttccctccccgtcctcctcttgCACCTCACcccgccctccctcctcttcgTCGCTCTCCCCGTTTGTGAAGAAGAGTTGTCCGTGTCAGGGAAGGCATCACTTTCCGTTCCACCAGTCTTCATGTAAGCTGTCTTGTCCGATCCCCCCTCTGCATCACGCACCCGGCTCCCCCGGCCACCTGAAAGAGGCCACGCCCTCCCCCAGGAGCGAGTCGCACAGCGAGGAGACGCTGCCGAGCGACAGCGGCATCGGAACGGACAACAACAGCGTCTCCGAGCGAGGCGAGATGCGAGGAGCCCGGGGGATGCTGAGGTTGGGTCACGGATCAGGACTGATTCTGGGCGGTCAACGACACACTTCAGCGTTCGCGGATCGTCCTtctcctgtctcctctcctctttctcgcTTGCCCAAACACATCAGCCCTGTGACCAACCTAAACACCATGGAGCGGCACAGGGACAGACACCGGCACAGGCGCAGGGATTAcgactgctcctcctcctgtgctTGCTTGTGCCCCTGCCCCTGCCCAGGACACAACAAGTGCTCACATTCGGACTATTATTCTTGCCTTGGGCACAATGCactgaagagacagaaaaacaaacacaagaaaaagcACCAGCAGCTGCACATGCAGGATCCGGAGTTTCTGGCCGATCTGGAGGACCTGATCGGACAGTTCAGTGAAGTCCACATTGGACGGCGAAGCTGGGTGAGGACGGGACTGGGACAGGGATTTGATGGGAGTACGAATCCTGGAAAGCGACATCACTCCTCTTCCCACTCCCTCCGCTCCAACATCTTTAGGATCAACCTGAATGGCTTTTACTCACCTCACCCTCCTTCCTTCTCCGCTAACCCCTCATACTCCACGCAGTCCTTCTACCCCTGTCACTGTAGCAAGAAGCCAGACCGCAGGCAATGCGGCTGCCCATCCAAATTTCAGGAAACCATTGAAAGCATGGGCTTTTACAGCAGTTATCCCCCAGCAACTACTCTTTACCACCACCTTCCCAGCTCCTATCCACTCCCCTCTCCTCACCAGTACGCCCCCCATCAGCCCCATCacgctcacttcctgctcaACCCGGCCAGATTCCACAGGCGGAGGGGTCGACTGCTGAGGGAGGGGGCCTTCGGAGGCGAGGCCGAGGGAGACATTGGGGGATCCGGTGGAGGAGGTCCACACATCAGCTCAGGGTTCACGTCCGGCCTCTCCTGCGGCTGCGGGAGAAGCGAACACAAGCATAAGCATAAACATCGCCACAGGCACTGCGAGCGGGACttggaggatgaggatgatttGCATGAGGACGAAGAGGAAGATGGGATCGAAAGAGAGGGGATGACCAGCTCAAAGCCGAGGTCAACTTTCATTTTGGGGCAAGGAGAAGGAGGACGGAAAGGGACAAGAGGAACGAGGACTATGCTGTCTAAAGAGTCGCCTTGGTTATGTGAGAGTGGAAACAACTCCTTCGCTGCCGTCGCCGCTgctgcatcatcatcatcatcagcaggagcagcaacagcagaaagGTTCAAACAAACATCACTCACCTCGCTGGGACTGGGTTCCTCACACTTGTCTTCTTTTGGTGGAAGCTGGGGTGGTTTGGGCCAGAGCTGGACAAAGTTCGGGGGCCTCGGGGGAATGGGATTTGGAAACTCAAATCCGAGCTGGAGAGGATTTACAGGAGAGCAACAAACTGGCAGACCGACTGCATCGGATGGAGAGGATGAAGACAGCGAGGACGCTCAGGACTCGCCGCCTTACCGGAGATCCCCGTCCCCAACCCATACCAACCTGTTCACATCCGCAGCCTTAGCAACAGCAGGGAGGGGCCTGAGGAGTGGATTAGCCAGTCGGATGGCAGGAAGTGGCGACAGGTCATGGAGGAGAGACGAGCCGCCGCGGACCGAGAGGAGAGAAGCAG cggctgcaggttTACAAGGTGACTCAAGAAGCCGGGGGCAGCAGAAAGGCATGCCAACGCCAGACAGTTTGCTGGTGAAAAACAAAAGGGGGCCGGGGCGGCCCAGGAAGCACCCGCTGCCCTCCGCCGTGCCCTCCTCCGCGCCGCCGTCCGCGGCGCCGTCCGTGTCGTCGCCCGACCTCCTGCCAGGACACGGCCACAACAGAGACgggagggaggtgggagggagaaaagaggagagacTGCCAGAGAGACAGCGAGAAGGAGGCGACacggtgcagcagcaggtcaccGAGCTGGAGTTGCAGgccaagaggaagagaggacgGAAGAGAAAACACGGTGACTCCCCCTGTCATAG TGTCACTGAGGATATACCCGAGTGTGACATCCTCCCTGAATCTTTTAGCCAATCAGAAGTCGACCAGGCTCCATCCCAGCCAGAAACCAtacaaagagaggagagagctgATGATCCTCCCATGAAGAAGTTTCTGAAGGCAGGGCTTTACTCGGATGATTACAAAACTACAGA TCCTCCCTCCCAAGCCCAGAAGAACTGCAGAGAAGGTATGGAGTACTCGCCAGGAGAGCATGACTATACTCTTTTGCCTGCTCCCATGCACGTTG GGAAGTACCTGAGGCTGAAACGAATTCATTTCCAGTTGCCATATGACGTGATGTGGCTTTGGCAGCATAATCAG CTTCTTCGGCAGCCTGCCGTCCCCCTGAAGAGGAAGCGGCGATACT GCCGATTAAAAGAGAGGATGTCATCCTTTCACCAGGCGATG GAGGAGAGCTCCAGCGACATCACCAGCTTGTTCCCTCACCTCGACATGGAGCCGCTGACCAGCGGTGAGAG GAGCTTCGTGATGAAGCATCACGTGTTCCTGGTGAGGAACTGGGAGCTCGTGAGAGACCGGCAGATCCAGATGAGGATAGAGAGGGAGCGTGACCGGggcgcagaggaggaggacgagggtgACTCGCAGCATCTAACCTGTGACAGAGCCAATGGGGACGACTGCCACATCAAGTCAG ATCACCcagtgggggtggaggtgacgGTTATCAGCAGTGACCCCCACCACCAAAGTCAGGACACCTCCAGCTCACTCACTGCCAGCCCCCAT CCCACTAAAACCCAGAACggacaagaggaggagggagagaaacgaGGGGAAGGAGAGGCCTGCagcagagaacagaggaggaaacgGCTCAATGATTTACTTATGACCCTGCAGCATTCATAA